A single Acropora palmata chromosome 5, jaAcrPala1.3, whole genome shotgun sequence DNA region contains:
- the LOC141880753 gene encoding homeobox protein Dlx4a-like, translated as MNLSYQSEYCFEPTAPCKSAFMELPSTPGAHSYPNYNSVPSNYNPYTAAMRYYRPPTSQDYPLACKARNSFTMPPLNHHPLSHHPYLSPSLQAFGASHDSPHDDLKGVCDEPRLNGKGKKIRKPRTIYSSFQLRELTKRFQRTQYLALPERAELAALLGLTQTQVKIWFQNRRSKFKKNVKANEDNSNFSVSEDSIKTEGRPGSSSNESGIPNGVAWSSSESNATASRDPETPPSFPILASNKPVSSTPQWCNVSNHGIKSPFITERCQRM; from the exons ATGAACCTAAGCTACCAATCGGAGTACTGCTTTGAGCCCACGGCTCCATGCAAGTCTGCCTTCATGGAGCTGCCATCAACGCCTGGAGCTCACAGCTACCCAAACTACAATTCAGTTCCTTCAAATTATAATCCATACACCGCGGCGATGCGATACTATCGTCCTCCAACAAGCCAGGATTACCCTCTAGCTTGCAAAGCAAGAAATTCCTTTACCATGCCTCCTTTGAATCATCATCCGCTTTCACATCATCCATATTTATCGCCATCGTTGCAAGCGTTTGGAGCATCACACGATTCGCCTCATGACG ATTTAAAAGGAGTTTGTGACGAACCAAGGCTCAacggaaaaggaaagaaaatccGAAAACCGCGAACCATTTATTCAAGCTTTCAACTTCGAGAATTGACTAAACGTTTCCAGAGAACCCAGTACCTGGCTCTGCCAGAACGTGCTGAGTTAGCAGCTCTTCTTGGTTTGACGCAAACTCAGGTGAAAATATGGTTTCAAAATAGAAGATCGAAGTTTAAGAAGAACGTCAAAGCAAACGAAGACAACAGCAACTTCTCCGTTAGCGAAGACAGCATCAAAACAGAAGGAAGACCAGGATCATCGTCGAACGAAAGCGGCATTCCAAATGGCGTTGCATGGTCAAGCTCCGAGTCCAACGCGACAGCAAGCCGCGACCCAGAAACTCCGCCAAGCTTTCCTATCCTGGCAAGTAACAAGCCCGTGAGCTCAACACCTCAGTGGTGCAATGTTTCAAACCATGGAATCAAATCTCCATTTATCACAGAACGATGTCAAAGAATGTAA
- the LOC141882032 gene encoding uncharacterized protein LOC141882032 → MDSQVSYANSSSFSIDNILRDKKDEPESNFPLEYKHRDTAECLRHESMPTSTKLLFSSPNPWSPYQTSHGCALFNKSRKATVLQHDESTQERRRGKDPTKKRKRTAFTGTQVKELEGEFRRSKYLTISRRTELSKSLKLTETQIKIWFQNRRTKWKRKMAAEMESSAHASGNLYVYPHHPGIHHCNQHCHPGNGTPYNFCQSSFNPMVQLIMLKAGANVSIFAKNGCFSWNTRMLSPKNPTP, encoded by the exons ATGGACTCGCAAGTAAGCTATGCCAACTCATCCAGTTTCTCTATCGATAACATTCTCCGCGACAAGAAAGACGAGCCAGAAAGCAATTTTCCGTTAGAGTACAAACATCGAGATACAGCTGAATGCCTTCGACATGAAAGCATGCCAACAAGTACCAAACTTCTTTTCAGCTCCCCCAATCCATGGTCACCGTACCAGACTTCGCATGGTTGTGCATTATTTAACAAATCACGGAAAGCAACTG tACTGCAACACGATGAAAGTACACAGGAACGAAGAAGGGGCAAAGACCCAACgaagaaacgaaaacgaaCGGCATTTACCGGAACACAAGTGAAAGAACTAGAGGGTGAATTTAGAAGGAgcaaatatttaacaatttcaCGACGAACGGAGCTTTCCAAGTCGCTCAAGCTCACAGAGACTCAAATAAAAATCTGGTTCCAAAATCGTCgaacaaaatggaaaagaaaaatggctgCTGAAATGGAGTCCAGCGCACACGCATCCGGAAACTTGTATGTATATCCTCATCATCCGGGAATTCATCACTGCAACCAGCATTGTCACCCTGGCAACGGGACACCATATAACTTCTGTCAATCAAGTTTCAATCCG atggttCAGTTGATAATGCTGAAAGCTGGCGCCAATGTGTCGATATTTGCAAAGAATGGTTGTTTTTCTTGGAACACAAGGATGCTGTCGCCGAAAAACCCAACGCCTTGA